The Estrella lausannensis genome window below encodes:
- a CDS encoding M4 family metallopeptidase, with translation MSLSSVAPSVSTDTTVAYHHQPSHGIIPAELIDKVKNYYEHKGHTHIADDLSRQTHQQGHTRAQRTIRQASRDVPSLLPDGQTVKVYSARNTERLRLKLMRSSSTVSSDKSVNEAYDGSKATYDFLKKRYNWRSVDNHKMPLYSTVHYDRNYCNAFWDGDEMVYGDGDGKFFNRFTKSIDVAGHEMGHGVTQERCGIAVSRDGKPTGVDYEKEAGGINEGLSDILGIQIKQNALGLTSAQSDWLIGSEIIAEYKGKKYALRSMANPGTGFVDHPYLGTDSQVWRYSDYLTRAQTDEVDPHDSSGIVNKAFWHASMKLGGNSWEKAGRVYFETMPLIKFDETFGGIADKTIATAQKLFGQGSAEEAAIIESWKIVEVKL, from the coding sequence GCCAAGCCACGGTATCATCCCGGCGGAGCTTATTGATAAAGTTAAAAACTACTATGAGCACAAAGGCCACACCCACATCGCCGATGATTTGAGCCGCCAGACGCACCAACAAGGCCATACGCGCGCCCAAAGGACAATCAGGCAAGCATCGAGAGATGTTCCCTCGCTGCTCCCCGATGGCCAGACCGTCAAGGTATACTCCGCCAGAAATACGGAAAGACTGCGTTTGAAATTGATGCGCAGCAGCTCTACAGTCTCCTCCGATAAGAGTGTAAACGAAGCGTATGACGGCTCCAAGGCTACCTATGATTTTTTAAAAAAGCGCTACAACTGGAGATCGGTCGACAACCATAAAATGCCGCTCTATTCCACAGTCCACTACGACCGCAACTACTGCAACGCTTTCTGGGATGGCGATGAGATGGTTTACGGAGACGGCGACGGAAAGTTTTTCAACCGGTTTACCAAATCGATTGACGTCGCAGGACATGAGATGGGCCATGGTGTGACGCAAGAGCGCTGCGGCATCGCCGTCAGCCGCGATGGAAAACCCACGGGTGTCGACTACGAAAAGGAAGCGGGAGGCATCAACGAGGGTTTATCAGACATATTAGGCATCCAAATTAAGCAAAACGCTCTTGGCCTCACATCCGCCCAGTCAGACTGGCTGATCGGCTCCGAAATCATCGCCGAGTACAAAGGTAAAAAATACGCCCTCCGCTCTATGGCAAATCCAGGTACGGGATTTGTAGACCACCCCTATCTCGGTACCGACAGCCAGGTGTGGCGCTACTCCGATTATCTGACGCGCGCCCAAACCGACGAAGTCGATCCACACGACTCTTCGGGTATTGTCAACAAAGCGTTCTGGCATGCCTCCATGAAACTGGGGGGAAACTCCTGGGAGAAGGCGGGCAGGGTTTATTTTGAAACGATGCCCCTCATCAAATTTGATGAAACGTTTGGGGGGATTGCTGATAAAACCATAGCCACCGCCCAAAAGCTCTTCGGACAGGGCAGCGCCGAAGAGGCTGCGATCATCGAAAGCTGGAAGATCGTGGAAGTTAAACTATAA